A part of Loxodonta africana isolate mLoxAfr1 chromosome 11, mLoxAfr1.hap2, whole genome shotgun sequence genomic DNA contains:
- the NFKBIB gene encoding NF-kappa-B inhibitor beta yields MAGVACLGKAADADEWCDSGLGSLGPDAAVPGGPGLGAELGPGLSWVPLVFGYVTEDGDTALHLAVIHQHEPFLDFLLSFAAGTEYLDLQNDLGQTALHLASILGEASTVEKLYIAGAGLCVAERGGHTALHLACRVGAHACARVLLQPRPRRPRGALDTCHAQDPDHTPDTECASVALYSDPGLEKEDEENEDDWKLQLEAENYEGHTPLHVAVIHRDAEMVRLLREAGADLNKPEPTCGRSPLHLAVEAQAADVLELLLRGGADPAARMYGGRTPLGSAALRPNPILACLLRAHGAPEPEDEDDKPGPCRSSSSSDSDCGDEGDEYDDIVVHSGRSQDQLPPTPASSPLPDDPV; encoded by the exons ATGGCCGGGGTCGCGTGCTTGGGGAAAGCCGCAGATGCCGATGAGTGGTGCGACAGCGGCCTGGGCTCGTTGGGTCCGGACGCAGCGGTCCCCGGAGGACCGGGGCTGGGCGCAGAGCTGGGCCCGGGGCTTTCGTGGGTGCCCCTCGTCTTCGGCTACGTCACTGAGGATGGGGACAC GGCACTGCACTTGGCAGTGATTCATCAGCATGAACCCTTCCTGGATTTCCTCCTGAGCTTCGCAGCTGGTACCGAGTACCTAGACCTGCAGAATGACCTGGGCCAG ACAGCCCTACACCTGGCATCCATCCTGGGGGAGGCATCCACAGTCGAGAAGTTGTACATAGCGGGCGCTGGGTTGTGTGTGGCAGAGCGTGGGGGCCACACGGCACTTCACCTGGCCTGCCGCGTGGGGGCGCATGCCTGCGCACGTGTGCTGCTACAGCCCCGCCCCCGGCGCCCCAGGGGTGCCCTCGACACCTGCCATGCCCAGGACCCCGACCACACCCCTGACACTGAATGTGCCTCTGTTGCCTTATACTCCGATCCCGGCTTGGAGAAGGAAGATGAGGAGAATGAGGACGACTGGAAGCTGCAGCTAGAAGCTGAAAACTATGAGG gccacaccccgctACATGTGGCCGTCATCCACAGAGATGCTGAGATGGTACGGCTGCTCCGGGAGGCTGGAGCTGACCTCAACAAACCA GAGCCCACGTGCGGCCGGAGCCCCTTACACTTGGCCGTGGAGGCACAAGCAGCTGACGTCCTGGAGCTTCTCCTGAGAGGGGGTGCCGACCCTGCTGCCCGCATGTACGGCGGCCGCACCCCACTGGGCAGCGCCGCGCTCCGGCCCAACCCCATTCTCGCCTGCCTCCTCCGTGCCCACGGAGCCCCTGAGCCCGAGGATGAGGATGACAAGCCTGGCCCctgcaggagcagcagcagcagtgacaGTGACTGTGGAGATGAGGGC GATGAATATGATGACATTGTGGTCCACAGTGGCCGGAGCCAAGACCAGCTACCTCCCACCCCAGCCTCCAGTCCTCTTCCTGATGACCCTGTCTAA
- the CCER2 gene encoding coiled-coil domain-containing glutamate-rich protein 2, whose product MQRRGPASVLLLLPALLVGAATAAPLAPRPSKEEELTRCLAEVVTEVLTLGQPQRGPCMAVLHGERCKTEPYGCASAEEKGLLREDFKKQEAGKTRSSQEVREKEEEEEEEAAERTHKSEVQEQAVQEQLHSLLHQETEEEEEEEKKKRRGPMEAFKDMWKQRLESGRGPQKRVAEKASHEQTAQFEAEEKGVQVLGRGHNLWQGAERGGRERHEDSPHHHHHPQPEAEPKEEEKEEAVERKEHDLEQLKHMRDELKKATEMLGEELRKEG is encoded by the exons ATGCAGCGCCGCGGGCCCGCCTccgtgctgctgctgctgcccgcGCTGCTGGTGGGGGCGG CAACAGCAGCTCCCCTGGCGCCCAGACCCTCCAAGGAGGAGGAG CTGACCCGGTGTCTGGCAGAGGTGGTCACAGAGGTGCTGACACTGGGCCAGCCCCAGAGAGGACCCTGCATGGCTGTCCTCCACGGAG AGAGGTGCAAGACAGAGCCCTATGGCTGTGCATCTGCAGAGGAGAAAGGTCTGCTGCGTGAGGACTTCAAGAAGCAGGAGGCTGGAAAGACAAGGTCTAGTCAGGAGGTgagggaaaaggaagaggaagaagaggaggaggcagcAGAGAGGACCCACAAGTCTGAGGTCCAGGAACAGGCTGTCCAGGAGCAGCTCCACAGCCTGCTCCACCAGGAgactgaggaggaggaggaggaggaaaagaagaagaggCGGGGCCCCATGGAGGCATTCAAGGACATGTGGAAGCAGCGTCTAGAGAGTGGAAGGGGTCCCCAGAAGCGGGTGGCAGAGAAGGCCAGTCATGAGCAGACAGCCCAGTTTGAGGCGGAGGAGAAGGGGGTGCAGGTGCTAGGCAGGGGCCACAACCTATGGCAGGGGGCCGAGAGAGGCGGAAGAGAAAGGCATGAGGACtcaccacaccaccaccaccacccccagccAGAAGCCGAGcccaaggaggaggagaaggaagaggctgTAGAGAGGAAG GAACATGACTTGGAGCAGCTGAAGCACATGAGGGATGAGCTGAAGAAGGCAACAGAGATGCTAGGGGAGGAACTCAGGAAGGAGGGCTGA
- the SARS2 gene encoding serine--tRNA ligase, mitochondrial isoform X1, with protein sequence MAAFAARRLWPLMASRGLRSRGGRFCNQSSRKNFTTKTHDRNLLYEHAREGYSEFPQLDMEQLCACPEEAARALELRKGELQPADVPAIISTWQELRQLSEQIRSLEEEKEAVAEAVRALLQENQDKNQVLQDPQYQSLRARGRDIRKQLSPLYSKEAQLKEQFYLRALRVPNQTHPDVPIGDESQARVLHVIGDKPAFSFQPRGHLEIGEKLDIIRQKRLSHVSGHRSYYLRGAGALLQHGLVNFTLSKLVRRGFIPMTVPDLLRGAVFEGCGMTPNVNPSQIYSIDPSRFEDLNLAGTSEVGLAGYFMDHAVAFRDLPVRMVCSSTCYRAETDTGKEPRGLYRVHHFTKVEMFGVTGPGLEQSSQLLEEFLSLQMEILTELGLHFRVLDMPTQELGLPAYRKFDVEAWMPGRGRFGEVTSASNCTDFQSRRLHIMFQTEAGELQFAHTVNATACAVPRLLIALLESYQQKDGSVLVPPVLQPYLGTDRITTPAHVPLQYIGPNQPRTPSSQTSLP encoded by the exons ATGGCTGCGTTTGCGGCACGGCGTTTATGGCCTTTGATGGCTAGTCGGGGACTTCGGTCCCGGGGAGGCCGCTTCTGCAACCAAAGCTCAAGGAAAAATTTCACTACGAAGACGCACGACCGGAACCTCCTGTATGAGCATGCGCGCGAGGGCTACAGCGAGTTCCCTCAGCTGGACATGGAGCAGCTATGCGCATGCCCGGAGGAGGCCGCGCGCGCCCTGGAGCTCCGCAAGGGGGAGTTGCAGCCGGCTGACGTGCCCGCGATT ATTTCAACGTGGCAGGAGCTGAGGCAGCTGAGCGAGCAGATCCGGAGcctggaggaggagaaggaggccgTGGCTGAGGCAGTACGGGCCCTGCTG CAGGAAAACCAAGACAAGAATCAAGTGCTGCAG GACCCCCAATATCAGAGTCTGCGGGCACGTGGCCGGGATATCCGGAAGCAGCTTAGCCCCTTGTACTCCAAGGAGGCCCAGCTcaaggagcagttctacctgCGAGCGCTCAGGGTGCCCAACCAGACCCACCCCGATGTG CCTATCGGGGACGAGAGCCAGGCACGAGTGCTTCACGTCATCGGTGACAAGCCAG CTTTCTCCTTCCAACCTCGGGGCCACCTGGAAATCGGCGAAAAGCTGGATATCATCCGTCAGAA GCGCCTGTCCCATGTGTCTGGCCACCGTTCCTATTACCTGCGCGGGGCTGGGGCCCTCCTGCAGCACGGCCTGGTTAACTTCACACTCAGCAAACTCGTCCGCAGG GGCTTCATCCCCATGACGGTGCCAGACCTTCTCCGAGGAGCTGTGTTT GAAggctgtggaatgacaccaaacGTCAACCCATCCCAAATTTACAGCATCGACCCCTCCCGCTTTGAAGACCTCAACTTGGCTGGAACATCAGAGGTGGGGCTTGCAG GCTACTTCATGGACCATGCTGTGGCCTTCAGGGACTTGCCAGTCAG GATGGTTTGTTCTAGTACCTGCTACCGGGCAGAGACAGACACAGGAAAGGAGCCGAGGGGGCTGTATCGAGTGCACCACTTCACCAAG gTGGAGATGTTTGGGGTGACAGGCCCGGGGCTAGAGCAGAGCTCGCAGCTGCTGGAGGAGTTCCTGTCCCTTCAGATGGAGATCTTGACGGAGCTGGGCTTGCACTTCCG GGTCCTGGACATGCCCACTCAGGAGCTGGGCCTTCCTGCCTACCGCAAGTTTGATGTTGAGGCCTGGATGCCTGGCCGAGGCCGTTTTGGAGAG GTCACCAGTGCCTCCAACTGCACGGACTTCCAGAGCCGTCGTCTCCACATCATGTTCCAGACAGAGGCCGGGGAGCTGCAGTTTGCGCACACA GTGAACGCCACAGCCTGTGCTGTCCCTCGCCTCCTCATCGCCCTCTTGGAGAGCTATCAGCAAAAG GACGGCTCGGTCCTCGTGCCCCCTGTCCTCCAGCCCTACCTTGGCACTGATCGGATCACAACCCCAGCCCACGTGCCTCTCCAGTACATCGGCCCCAACCAGCCCAGGACGCCCAGCTCCCAGACCAGCCTGCCTTGA
- the SARS2 gene encoding serine--tRNA ligase, mitochondrial isoform X2, whose product MAAFAARRLWPLMASRGLRSRGGRFCNQSSRKNFTTKTHDRNLLYEHAREGYSEFPQLDMEQLCACPEEAARALELRKGELQPADVPAIISTWQELRQLSEQIRSLEEEKEAVAEAVRALLENQDKNQVLQDPQYQSLRARGRDIRKQLSPLYSKEAQLKEQFYLRALRVPNQTHPDVPIGDESQARVLHVIGDKPAFSFQPRGHLEIGEKLDIIRQKRLSHVSGHRSYYLRGAGALLQHGLVNFTLSKLVRRGFIPMTVPDLLRGAVFEGCGMTPNVNPSQIYSIDPSRFEDLNLAGTSEVGLAGYFMDHAVAFRDLPVRMVCSSTCYRAETDTGKEPRGLYRVHHFTKVEMFGVTGPGLEQSSQLLEEFLSLQMEILTELGLHFRVLDMPTQELGLPAYRKFDVEAWMPGRGRFGEVTSASNCTDFQSRRLHIMFQTEAGELQFAHTVNATACAVPRLLIALLESYQQKDGSVLVPPVLQPYLGTDRITTPAHVPLQYIGPNQPRTPSSQTSLP is encoded by the exons ATGGCTGCGTTTGCGGCACGGCGTTTATGGCCTTTGATGGCTAGTCGGGGACTTCGGTCCCGGGGAGGCCGCTTCTGCAACCAAAGCTCAAGGAAAAATTTCACTACGAAGACGCACGACCGGAACCTCCTGTATGAGCATGCGCGCGAGGGCTACAGCGAGTTCCCTCAGCTGGACATGGAGCAGCTATGCGCATGCCCGGAGGAGGCCGCGCGCGCCCTGGAGCTCCGCAAGGGGGAGTTGCAGCCGGCTGACGTGCCCGCGATT ATTTCAACGTGGCAGGAGCTGAGGCAGCTGAGCGAGCAGATCCGGAGcctggaggaggagaaggaggccgTGGCTGAGGCAGTACGGGCCCTGCTG GAAAACCAAGACAAGAATCAAGTGCTGCAG GACCCCCAATATCAGAGTCTGCGGGCACGTGGCCGGGATATCCGGAAGCAGCTTAGCCCCTTGTACTCCAAGGAGGCCCAGCTcaaggagcagttctacctgCGAGCGCTCAGGGTGCCCAACCAGACCCACCCCGATGTG CCTATCGGGGACGAGAGCCAGGCACGAGTGCTTCACGTCATCGGTGACAAGCCAG CTTTCTCCTTCCAACCTCGGGGCCACCTGGAAATCGGCGAAAAGCTGGATATCATCCGTCAGAA GCGCCTGTCCCATGTGTCTGGCCACCGTTCCTATTACCTGCGCGGGGCTGGGGCCCTCCTGCAGCACGGCCTGGTTAACTTCACACTCAGCAAACTCGTCCGCAGG GGCTTCATCCCCATGACGGTGCCAGACCTTCTCCGAGGAGCTGTGTTT GAAggctgtggaatgacaccaaacGTCAACCCATCCCAAATTTACAGCATCGACCCCTCCCGCTTTGAAGACCTCAACTTGGCTGGAACATCAGAGGTGGGGCTTGCAG GCTACTTCATGGACCATGCTGTGGCCTTCAGGGACTTGCCAGTCAG GATGGTTTGTTCTAGTACCTGCTACCGGGCAGAGACAGACACAGGAAAGGAGCCGAGGGGGCTGTATCGAGTGCACCACTTCACCAAG gTGGAGATGTTTGGGGTGACAGGCCCGGGGCTAGAGCAGAGCTCGCAGCTGCTGGAGGAGTTCCTGTCCCTTCAGATGGAGATCTTGACGGAGCTGGGCTTGCACTTCCG GGTCCTGGACATGCCCACTCAGGAGCTGGGCCTTCCTGCCTACCGCAAGTTTGATGTTGAGGCCTGGATGCCTGGCCGAGGCCGTTTTGGAGAG GTCACCAGTGCCTCCAACTGCACGGACTTCCAGAGCCGTCGTCTCCACATCATGTTCCAGACAGAGGCCGGGGAGCTGCAGTTTGCGCACACA GTGAACGCCACAGCCTGTGCTGTCCCTCGCCTCCTCATCGCCCTCTTGGAGAGCTATCAGCAAAAG GACGGCTCGGTCCTCGTGCCCCCTGTCCTCCAGCCCTACCTTGGCACTGATCGGATCACAACCCCAGCCCACGTGCCTCTCCAGTACATCGGCCCCAACCAGCCCAGGACGCCCAGCTCCCAGACCAGCCTGCCTTGA